Proteins encoded by one window of Streptomyces sp. NBC_01477:
- a CDS encoding quinone oxidoreductase family protein, protein MRAVVLRRFGGPEELRPAELPEPEAGQGESVIDVTLAGLNFADLEIREGVYAPPRLPAVLGADVVGRRRSDGRRVVALLRAGGGYAQVAVARDAYTVEVPAGIDDAQAVGLLEQGCTAYGALVTAGRLRPGDSVAVAAAAGGVGHLAVQLALALGAGPVAAVASTPEKRAFVRSLGAQVAVGRAEELGEALPNGVDLYLDSVGGRELRAGLAAVAPFGRLVSVGARGGLSDTLAMDDLTGRSVGVHGLWMQQVLAAPQVFARASGMLFTLARRGLLTARIDRVVPLSGVGAAHAAMAARETMGKVLVDVRA, encoded by the coding sequence ATGCGGGCCGTGGTATTACGGCGCTTCGGCGGGCCCGAGGAGCTGCGGCCCGCGGAGCTGCCGGAACCGGAGGCGGGCCAGGGCGAGTCGGTCATCGACGTCACCCTGGCCGGACTCAACTTCGCCGACCTGGAGATCCGCGAGGGCGTGTACGCGCCGCCGCGGCTCCCCGCCGTCCTCGGCGCCGACGTGGTCGGGCGGCGGCGCTCCGACGGGCGCCGGGTCGTCGCCCTGCTGCGCGCGGGCGGCGGCTACGCGCAGGTGGCCGTCGCGCGCGACGCGTACACGGTGGAGGTGCCGGCCGGTATCGACGACGCCCAGGCGGTGGGCCTGCTGGAGCAGGGGTGCACCGCCTACGGCGCCCTCGTCACCGCCGGGCGGCTGCGCCCGGGCGACAGCGTGGCGGTCGCCGCCGCGGCCGGGGGCGTGGGCCACCTCGCGGTGCAGTTGGCGCTCGCGCTCGGCGCCGGTCCGGTGGCGGCCGTCGCGTCGACCCCCGAGAAGCGGGCGTTCGTACGGTCGCTGGGCGCGCAGGTGGCGGTCGGCCGGGCCGAGGAGCTGGGCGAGGCGCTGCCGAACGGTGTCGACCTCTACCTCGACTCGGTCGGCGGCCGGGAGCTGCGGGCGGGCCTCGCCGCGGTGGCCCCTTTCGGCCGGCTGGTGTCGGTCGGCGCACGCGGCGGGTTGTCCGACACACTGGCCATGGACGATCTGACCGGCCGGTCCGTGGGGGTGCACGGCCTGTGGATGCAGCAGGTCCTGGCGGCCCCGCAGGTGTTCGCGCGCGCCTCGGGCATGCTGTTCACCCTGGCCAGGCGGGGACTGCTGACCGCCCGGATCGACCGCGTCGTACCGCTCTCCGGGGTGGGCGCGGCCCACGCGGCGATGGCGGCACGCGAGACGATGGGCAAGGTCCTGGTCGATGTGCGGGCCTGA
- a CDS encoding MFS transporter, which yields MGMRHALLDVAPLRSSPAFRRLWAGQALSGFGSQMSLVAVMYQVWQMTGSTVWTGAVGLAQALPLTVLGLFAGTLIDRVDRRRFYLAATSGQAACALLLALQGFFGHLPPAAVLLLVAVQFCFVAGSGPASRTFVPRLLPAHQLSAGLALNRISFQSAMLLGPAMGGLILGGPGVGACYLVDALTFAAAIYGALGLPSMRAGDEATRPGLNGVLDGLAFLARTPVIRGALLSDLATTVLSMPISLFPLINEERFGGNPRTLGLFLSAIAVGGVAASVFSGTFTRLPRPGLVMLGGSASWGAALVLFGLSPQAWAGLGCLVLAGAADTVSVVSRGAIVQLNTPNELLGRVAAAEQIVGQAGPDLGSMAGGLVAAATTGVTALVGGGLLCIGAVTSIGAATPGLRRLAAPPPHVAEPVGQQAA from the coding sequence ATGGGCATGAGGCACGCGCTGCTCGACGTCGCCCCGCTGCGGTCCTCACCGGCCTTCCGGCGGCTGTGGGCCGGCCAGGCGCTCTCCGGGTTCGGCAGCCAGATGTCGCTCGTCGCCGTGATGTACCAGGTCTGGCAGATGACGGGCAGTACGGTCTGGACCGGCGCCGTCGGCCTGGCGCAGGCGCTTCCGCTGACCGTGCTCGGGCTCTTCGCCGGGACGCTCATCGACCGGGTCGACCGGCGGAGGTTCTACCTGGCCGCGACCAGCGGGCAGGCCGCGTGCGCGCTGCTCCTGGCCCTCCAGGGGTTCTTCGGGCACTTACCCCCCGCCGCGGTGCTGCTTCTGGTCGCGGTGCAGTTCTGCTTCGTGGCCGGCAGCGGCCCGGCCTCGCGCACCTTCGTCCCGCGGCTGCTCCCCGCGCACCAGCTCTCCGCCGGGCTGGCGCTGAACCGGATCTCCTTCCAGAGCGCCATGCTGCTCGGCCCGGCGATGGGCGGGCTGATCCTCGGCGGTCCGGGCGTCGGCGCCTGCTACCTGGTCGACGCGCTCACCTTCGCCGCGGCGATCTACGGGGCGCTGGGCCTGCCGTCGATGCGGGCCGGCGACGAGGCCACCCGGCCGGGGCTGAACGGCGTGCTGGACGGCCTGGCCTTCCTGGCCCGCACCCCGGTCATCCGCGGGGCGCTGCTCTCCGACCTGGCCACCACCGTGCTGTCGATGCCGATCAGCCTGTTCCCGCTCATCAACGAGGAGCGCTTCGGCGGCAACCCGCGCACCCTGGGCCTTTTCCTGTCCGCGATAGCCGTCGGCGGGGTGGCCGCGTCCGTCTTCTCCGGGACCTTCACCCGGCTGCCGCGCCCCGGCCTGGTGATGCTCGGCGGGTCCGCCTCCTGGGGCGCCGCACTCGTGCTGTTCGGGCTCTCGCCGCAGGCCTGGGCCGGACTCGGCTGCCTGGTGCTGGCAGGCGCGGCCGACACCGTCTCGGTGGTGTCCCGCGGCGCCATCGTCCAGCTGAACACCCCGAACGAACTCCTCGGCCGGGTCGCCGCCGCCGAGCAGATCGTCGGGCAGGCGGGACCCGACCTCGGCAGCATGGCGGGCGGGCTCGTGGCAGCCGCCACGACGGGCGTGACGGCCCTGGTCGGCGGCGGCCTGCTCTGCATCGGCGCCGTCACGTCGATCGGCGCCGCCACACCGGGACTTCGCCGGCTCGCGGCGCCGCCCCCGCACGTGGCGGAACCCGTCGGCCAGCAGGCGGCGTAA
- a CDS encoding phosphatase PAP2 family protein: protein MVTHNAPESIGDRTRRADRSYGAHLLGSAAGAAAAAVLFGLLLVLVEAHWTPLRDIDTGAADRLHHIAVRHHEWTRALSFVSNWILSPGTLRTAVALLTLWLLHRRAWRLAAWSAVTAGAGALTGVLVKAIVERARPALSDPVAHAPGYSFPSGHAMTATTSFAIFLLVLLPFVPRAAHRLCWLVAALAVVGVGFTRVALGVHWCSDVIGGWLLGLAVVSATTWAFEVWRVDAGRRPAPVGDGLEPELDRPDPEPPHPHRS, encoded by the coding sequence ATGGTGACGCACAACGCACCCGAGTCCATCGGCGACCGCACCCGCAGGGCCGACCGCTCGTACGGCGCCCACCTGCTGGGTTCGGCCGCCGGCGCCGCGGCGGCGGCGGTGCTCTTCGGACTCCTGCTCGTCCTGGTCGAGGCGCACTGGACGCCGCTGCGGGACATCGACACCGGCGCGGCCGACCGGCTGCACCACATCGCCGTCCGCCACCACGAGTGGACGCGGGCACTCTCCTTCGTGTCGAACTGGATCCTCAGCCCCGGCACCCTGCGTACCGCGGTGGCCCTGCTCACCCTCTGGCTGCTGCACCGCAGGGCCTGGCGGCTGGCGGCCTGGTCGGCGGTGACCGCCGGCGCCGGGGCGCTGACCGGCGTGCTGGTCAAGGCGATCGTCGAACGGGCCCGCCCCGCCCTGTCCGACCCGGTGGCACACGCGCCCGGTTACTCGTTCCCCTCGGGGCACGCCATGACCGCCACCACGTCCTTCGCGATCTTCCTGCTGGTCCTGCTCCCGTTCGTGCCGCGTGCCGCGCACCGGCTGTGCTGGCTCGTGGCGGCGCTGGCCGTGGTGGGTGTCGGCTTCACCCGGGTGGCCCTCGGCGTCCACTGGTGCAGCGACGTGATCGGCGGGTGGCTGCTGGGCCTGGCGGTGGTGTCCGCGACGACCTGGGCCTTCGAGGTGTGGCGGGTCGACGCCGGCCGCCGCCCCGCCCCGGTCGGGGACGGCCTGGAACCGGAACTCGACCGCCCGGACCCGGAACCGCCCCACCCGCACCGCTCCTGA
- a CDS encoding YihY/virulence factor BrkB family protein has protein sequence MGTATRVPQTRDMSEDELSADEAMAALRRYGSWTLLRDAFIRFRYADGFSHARALALQIVLAVIPLAIAFVGLSTAVHGESVGQIAELTIRKLAAGPSEHVVEDALERSRRHAGDGAQFALWFGLVFSWVNLTTGMCQIERGANRIYGIERDRPFRQKYTRGLVMALTAGTPLGLATVIMVAGDDLASAVVSVYHLGGGTTLDVWKVVRWPAGLLLALASGSVIFRRAPRRPQPGYTWLGFGAAVSLVLWAVLTALLALYLRLSGSFDTVYGPLSAFMSLLLWSYLTSIALFFGLSFAAQLEAARALRPGPVTSDPGA, from the coding sequence ATGGGTACCGCGACACGGGTCCCGCAGACCCGTGACATGTCCGAGGACGAGCTGTCGGCCGACGAGGCGATGGCGGCCCTGCGCCGCTACGGCAGCTGGACGCTGCTGCGCGACGCCTTCATACGGTTCCGGTACGCCGACGGATTCAGCCACGCGCGGGCGCTGGCCCTGCAGATCGTGCTGGCGGTGATCCCGCTGGCCATCGCCTTCGTGGGGCTGTCGACGGCGGTGCACGGCGAGAGCGTGGGACAGATCGCCGAGCTGACCATCCGCAAGCTGGCCGCGGGGCCGAGCGAGCACGTCGTCGAAGACGCCCTCGAACGCAGCCGGCGGCACGCGGGCGACGGTGCCCAGTTCGCCCTGTGGTTCGGCCTGGTCTTCTCCTGGGTCAATCTCACGACGGGCATGTGCCAGATCGAGCGCGGGGCGAACCGGATCTACGGGATCGAACGCGACCGGCCCTTCCGCCAGAAGTACACCCGCGGCCTGGTGATGGCGCTGACGGCCGGTACGCCGCTGGGCCTGGCCACGGTGATCATGGTCGCCGGGGACGACCTCGCGTCCGCCGTGGTGTCGGTCTACCACCTGGGCGGCGGGACCACCCTGGACGTCTGGAAGGTCGTACGCTGGCCCGCCGGGCTGCTGCTCGCGCTGGCCTCCGGGAGCGTGATCTTCCGCCGCGCCCCGCGCCGTCCGCAGCCCGGCTACACCTGGCTGGGCTTCGGGGCGGCGGTCTCCCTCGTCCTGTGGGCCGTGCTGACCGCGCTGCTGGCCCTCTACCTGCGGCTGAGCGGTTCCTTCGACACCGTCTACGGGCCGCTGAGCGCGTTCATGTCGCTGCTGCTGTGGTCCTATCTGACCTCGATAGCGCTGTTCTTCGGGCTGTCGTTCGCGGCCCAGCTGGAAGCGGCCCGCGCACTGCGGCCCGGGCCGGTCACGTCCGATCCGGGAGCCTGA
- a CDS encoding diacylglycerol kinase family protein, which translates to MPTALPGRTAPGSGRSPSRGPGTASPGGRLPVLTTGTATAVGRITALTICQAALLIGFGLLITGPARHVWPFTVEDRVNEGFVHVRTGTFDTVTSWGSEAGNTLTIIAITLVVCAAMVFAPVLPRWREAVFLAVSVSLQALVFLAITSAVDRHRPAVHRLDDSPPTSSYTSGHTGAATALYGGLAILILTRTRRLSRPWRIAVAVLLVLLPFAVGTCRMYRGMHHPTDVAGGMLNGALSLLIVGRTVLFADPAPAPLPRNAVDLAVAEAGESAEPAPGPTVVIVNPVSTGGSDRDRIRLVLERYGHTAPRFVETTVEDPGGGPAARAVADGAALVVVCGGDGTVRAVAEALAGTGVPLAVAPHGTGNLLARNLGLPLDPVRALDAALGGTARPVDLGRIEGDDLPPTLFCAMSGAGLDAALMERTPDRAKSALGWPAYALGSVRALRVPRTAMTLRLDGGEPVRRTARMVVIANVGRLQGNASLAPDARPDDGLLHVVLLDPRGLGGWLGAAAYVLRGSSRRTGAGGVETHACRRVDLVLRTRQPREIDGDPVAAGRQLSARVVPGALSVLLPEVSEVSGRAGAPRIPGRREAPGVPERSGVPGLRQQEG; encoded by the coding sequence ATGCCAACCGCACTTCCGGGCCGAACCGCCCCGGGCTCCGGCCGGAGTCCGAGCCGAGGACCCGGCACCGCGTCGCCCGGCGGACGCCTCCCCGTCCTGACCACCGGCACCGCCACGGCCGTCGGCCGCATCACGGCGCTGACCATCTGCCAGGCCGCGCTGCTGATCGGCTTCGGGCTGCTCATCACCGGCCCCGCCCGGCACGTGTGGCCCTTCACGGTGGAGGACCGCGTCAACGAGGGGTTCGTGCACGTCCGCACGGGGACCTTCGACACCGTCACCTCCTGGGGTTCCGAGGCCGGCAACACCCTGACGATCATCGCGATCACCCTGGTGGTCTGCGCGGCCATGGTGTTCGCGCCCGTCCTGCCGAGGTGGCGCGAGGCGGTCTTCCTCGCGGTGAGCGTGTCGCTCCAGGCCCTGGTGTTCCTGGCGATCACCTCCGCGGTGGACCGCCACCGGCCGGCGGTGCACCGGCTCGACGACTCACCCCCGACGTCGAGCTACACCTCGGGCCACACCGGGGCGGCCACCGCCCTCTACGGCGGGCTCGCCATTCTCATACTCACCCGGACACGGCGGCTGAGCCGCCCCTGGCGGATCGCGGTGGCGGTGCTCCTGGTGCTGCTGCCGTTCGCGGTGGGCACCTGCCGGATGTACCGGGGCATGCACCACCCGACGGACGTGGCCGGCGGCATGCTCAACGGCGCGCTGTCGCTGCTGATCGTCGGCCGGACGGTCCTGTTCGCTGATCCCGCCCCTGCCCCGCTGCCGCGCAACGCGGTGGACCTCGCCGTGGCCGAGGCGGGCGAGAGCGCCGAGCCGGCGCCCGGCCCGACCGTCGTGATCGTCAACCCCGTCTCCACCGGCGGCTCCGACCGCGACCGGATCAGGCTGGTACTGGAACGGTACGGCCACACCGCACCGCGGTTCGTGGAGACCACCGTGGAGGACCCCGGCGGCGGCCCGGCGGCGCGGGCCGTGGCGGACGGCGCCGCCCTGGTGGTCGTCTGCGGCGGCGACGGCACGGTCCGCGCGGTCGCCGAGGCCCTGGCCGGCACCGGCGTGCCGCTGGCCGTGGCCCCGCACGGCACGGGCAATCTGCTGGCCCGCAACCTCGGCCTGCCGCTCGATCCGGTCCGGGCGCTGGACGCCGCCCTCGGCGGGACGGCCCGGCCGGTGGACCTCGGCCGGATCGAGGGCGACGACCTGCCGCCGACCCTCTTCTGCGCCATGTCCGGCGCGGGCCTGGACGCCGCCCTGATGGAACGGACCCCGGACCGCGCGAAGTCGGCCCTGGGCTGGCCCGCCTACGCCCTGGGATCGGTGCGCGCCCTGCGCGTCCCCCGTACGGCGATGACGCTGCGGCTGGACGGCGGCGAGCCGGTACGGCGCACCGCGCGCATGGTGGTGATCGCCAACGTGGGGCGGCTGCAAGGAAACGCGTCGCTCGCCCCGGACGCCCGCCCCGACGACGGCCTGCTCCATGTCGTGCTGCTGGATCCGCGCGGCCTCGGCGGCTGGCTGGGCGCCGCCGCGTACGTCCTGCGCGGCTCCTCCCGGCGCACGGGCGCGGGCGGTGTGGAGACCCACGCGTGCCGGCGGGTCGATCTCGTCCTGCGCACCCGGCAGCCGCGCGAGATCGACGGCGACCCGGTGGCCGCCGGACGGCAGCTGTCCGCGCGGGTGGTGCCGGGCGCGCTGAGCGTCCTCCTGCCCGAGGTCTCCGAGGTCTCCGGGCGCGCCGGGGCCCCCAGGATCCCCGGCCGCCGCGAGGCCCCCGGGGTCCCCGAGCGGTCCGGGGTCCCCGGACTCCGCCAGCAGGAGGGATGA
- a CDS encoding glycoside hydrolase domain-containing protein, whose translation MAKHRLSKRGRYIAWATAGSVVAAGGVVMAQTSMAATTWPAQKTFTGRAFDACAAPSLNAMKAWKSDAYYGAAAVYVGGKNRGCAQANLTASWVKSVNAAGWKLIPIYVGAQPPCQTGSSPEKLTAATAAALGASDAKDAVAKSAALGMKAGSAIYLDMEPYAITNTSCNTAVLTYVRSFTKTLRAKVYRAGYYGFATSSAKAIATAADRTDLPGNLWYALWDGKATTTDWPWDPKLFTGHSRGHQYTANSKETRKGYTITVDRDAWDGPVAIVG comes from the coding sequence GTGGCCAAGCATCGTTTGTCCAAAAGGGGCCGGTACATCGCCTGGGCCACGGCGGGATCCGTAGTCGCCGCGGGGGGCGTCGTCATGGCGCAGACGTCGATGGCCGCGACCACGTGGCCCGCGCAGAAGACCTTCACCGGCCGCGCCTTCGACGCCTGCGCGGCACCCTCGCTGAACGCGATGAAGGCGTGGAAGTCCGACGCCTATTACGGAGCCGCCGCCGTTTATGTCGGCGGAAAGAACCGCGGCTGCGCGCAGGCCAACCTCACCGCGTCCTGGGTGAAGTCGGTCAACGCCGCGGGCTGGAAGCTCATACCGATCTACGTCGGCGCCCAGCCGCCCTGCCAGACCGGCTCCAGCCCGGAGAAGCTCACCGCCGCCACGGCCGCCGCGCTCGGCGCGAGCGACGCCAAGGACGCGGTCGCCAAGTCCGCGGCGCTCGGGATGAAGGCCGGCTCGGCGATCTACCTCGACATGGAGCCGTACGCCATCACGAACACCTCGTGCAACACCGCCGTGCTGACCTACGTGCGCTCCTTCACCAAGACGCTGCGCGCCAAGGTCTACCGCGCCGGCTACTACGGCTTCGCCACCTCCAGTGCCAAGGCGATCGCCACCGCGGCGGACAGGACCGACCTGCCCGGCAACCTCTGGTACGCGCTGTGGGACGGCAAGGCCACCACGACGGACTGGCCCTGGGACCCCAAGCTGTTCACCGGCCACAGCCGCGGGCACCAGTACACCGCCAACAGCAAGGAGACCCGCAAGGGCTACACCATCACGGTGGACCGCGACGCCTGGGACGGGCCGGTCGCCATCGTCGGCTGA